The DNA region tatattttacttttttttatgttaATTTAATATTCTTAATGTTCATCCTCGATATTCAcaaaatttattatttacatGATTAGAGTGTAAAATATATACGGGTATACATGTAATCTACTAATTTATGGTATTTCATTTCCCTTTTAACTCTTTAGAACCAGCCTATACTTTGggttgttttcattttttctaatttctttGCGTATTTCGAACCCTTCTTGGATGCAATCAGATTGTCCACATTCTTCAAAGCCTCTTCACGCTTCATCAACTTCTCATTCAATTTGAGTTCATGTTTATGACCTTTAGGTAAGAGAACACCCTTCATTAAAGTTTTCTTATCGTATTTGTCttcgaagaaaagtttcttAGTATTATCGATAGGTGGTAAAAAGTCTTGCACTCCATAACGCAATGCCAGCTTATATACATCGCTCATTCTTCTTAATGAGTATTTAGGATCATGTAACCGTTGTGTGACTGGATGTTTATTTGGCAAGAAGGGGTTGGCATCAACGGCCTTTGTTGATGTGGATACCGAAGAATATTTGATTGAAGGCGGAtatctttggaaaaatgaCTTTAATTTTAAAGGTAAACCATCAAAGTATTGTTTGTACGACATGGATAAATATTTGGAAACGCGAGCTgggcttcttcttttgcgTGTAGGGCTGCAACctacttttctttttgcctCACTTTGTTTCTATGTTCACTTgctctttgaaatttcttctttttttctgtcGAAGTGCTTTTAGTAAAGGAATATAAAGGGAATATTACAAACGTACATAAGTGGTACTACAATTTAGAAGATTGCGACGGTATTACCGTTGCATACCACCAGTCGATGGCCAAGGAGGATTCGGAACTTGAAATCATCTCCCATAATTGTAGGAGTAGTTTTTTATTATGAGTACTGATCAGATGGAAGCAAATGTTTAACCAAGTGATCAAATGATGCGGATCGTTGACAAAAAGTATTTGTACAATCAAACATTCCATCAgtaccttctttttctccaGTTTCCTTGTATTTAGAATCCTGATGTATGTTTCGTGCAAAGAGTCCCTCAGTAAATGCTTATCATAGCTATGTAATAGCGGAAATTGCATGGATAGACTGTTAAATATAATGAGAATCTGAGGGGCCGACAATCTTTCTGCGATATACTGGTCCATggacattttcaaatagttAATAATGCGGGACACTTGCCATTGTGCAATCTGTGAAGAATGGGAGGGATCTATAGTTAAGGAAGTGATTGCCAATGTGTGTATAGATTCCTTGATCTCGATTTCCAAAGGGTCAGTCATGCCTCCCTCGAGGAAGCTGTTGAAATGTAGTAGAGGCTCGATGAATTCCAAAATGAAGGGTAAATGGACGCGCCATGAATAATAACTGGTAATCTTGTTCAAGAAGTtgatataaaaaattagtTTATTCGgattatttttgatgttATCCCCCCTCATACGATTCAGGATTGGGGTGATTTTGGGTAGATCGTCCAATACAATAAAGTATGTTATCAAATTGTCGTAAACGTAGTGATAGCTGGGAAATCCAGCTGTACCGATTTTCTCAGTCAAAACGtgaatattgaaaagactCAAGCAAATCATGGAATAAAAATCGTCTTTGTGAGCAAATGAGATTTTCATGTTCATGGCagatatttctttcaaagtaaGGATTACTAAGATGAATAAATCCTGCAACTTGAGATCTAGTTGTTCTTGTCTGGACAACTTCAGGGCATCAGATAAATACTGACATATTTTGCCCAGCCTGTGCAGTGAACTCAGTATAGCGGGTTCATTTGACAGCGTCAACAGGGTGCTCAAGCAATTGGCCAAATGGTTGAGGTTCGTTGATAGGACAGAGTTGACGGTGAACTTTTCCATCGGCTGCTCGATGGCATGCGTGTACTCCGCCAAGAGGTCTAGTAATTTTCCAGTGACTACATCCCATGATACTCTGACTCCGCACAAAGGAAGTTTCGTGTTCGGGCGATTGAACAGCAAAACCATTGAAACGAGCAAATATTTCTGAATCAAGGGCTTGGCAGTGATAGCGGGATCATTCCAGAACTGGGCCCAAATGGGTAAGAATGTATTCTGTTTCCAGTTTTTGTAGTAAACCGCCATTTTGTTCCGAGATTCGTCGATGAAGTACCTCTCgttcaaagatttgaacCTCGGGTACGTGACCAGTATGCCGCCCAGTAGCATCAACTGTGACAGGTTCCAAGCGGCCCGATGCGGTTCCATGACAGCATTCCAAACTTGGTAGAACCTGTCGATGGGGAGGGTGGGTTCAGAAACCTCTAGTTTCCATAGGAAAATGTCCTTGATGACGTGTAGTAGACGTAGCGGTGGTAACTGAACAATGAAATGTGATTGGAAAAGTGCTCGGACGAAACGGTACAAAATATCGGGTGATTTAATCCTGGGGATGTAGTACACCAAATTAGCCGAGAATTCGTCCAGCAAACGCTCGTCATACTGAATCCTCTTCGTGGAAGTGAGCGCTGTAATCAGATAGTCGACGTCACGATCAGACATGCTGGCTTGATGGCCTTTCAAAatgctcttcttctccaCCTGcatattctttcttcctcttccattttcattttcttgattttcattCAAGCGGCTTTTTCCCTTAatgtcaaagaaaaacagtAACAATGCAGAAGGtaagttaaaaaaaaagagactTATGTAGAGTATGTTGTTCTATGTACTGGCTTCTAGTGGCAGGGTGTCAAAGGGCTGTTATATCTTCAGATTTTTGGTCCCTTCCTCGGCCTGCTTCAACTCCTGCCTTCTTTGGACGTCCCAGTTATACAGTCTTGCACAGTTGACTTCCATCGTGGTGATGTTCTCCCTTAGAAATTCTACATCCTCGGTAGACACAGCCAAAGACTCTTCCGAGTCTGTAAGCTTCTTCTGCAACAGCTCGATGGCCTCGTCGACGGGGTACTCCAGCATCACGTCCGCGCCCAGCCACAGCCCGACTTTCAGGTCTCCACGGTCCTGAGGTATGTCGACCTGGGCTTTTGTGAAGAGCGTGTCGTTCAATTGGTAGTGCAGAAGCATAGGCTCAGCGTCCTCGTCGCCATCCTCGCTGTGGTTGCGCAGGCTCTGGCATATCTTCAGGGTATTCTGCAAGTCTGGGATCCGGGTTTGCAATTGCTTCACCGTGGCCATTTTGGACTCTTGCATGAACTTGTACTTAGAGAGCCGTTCCTGGAACTTGCCGAAGCACAGCTCAAAGTCGCTCGGATCTTTGATGATGTCCTTGACGTTCTCGATGAAAGGAGCTTGCGGTATACCCCGGGCGTTTTTCTCCGTGGAGTTGAATAGCGTGTCCATAGTGCCCTGCGTGTATATGTGTGAGCCGGTGCGATGTATGCGAGTTTCCTTGCAGCCGAAGCCTTTGTTACTCGTAGCCTTTACAATACCGTGGAacctgttttttttcattctttcttgctAACTTAGAAGATGGTCAAAGAAACCAAACGACCAACCTTTACTGGTTGCCCGGCCTGCAATTCAACCCGGTGCCTGCGGTTTCCGTTTTGGGACGGAAGCTTCCCAAAAGGGAAGCTGCCGTTCCTGCGGcgcgtttcttttttttttttcttatttttcggttttttttcgctcgtttcttttttacgTGTGAGACGTCGTTGCCTCCTAATATAAAggatgagatgagatgagcaGCGTCGCAGAAGAGAGCAGCATTGATTCGGGAGTTTTTAAGCTGTGTTTGTTTGCATTCACTTGTCCACACATCTATCCGCGCACACACACGCAGGCAGAATTTACAACGAGCGTTTACTTGTATCATATAGCATAGTTTACGTAGCAATGAATAGAAGCAGCAGGGCATTTCAGGTACCGAACAAGGTCATTACTAAGGAGGACATCACCCCCCTGTCCAGATCGCACGTGAAGAAGACGGACCCTCGCGAGGTCACAGATGGCGATGACGGTCTCGCCAGTGCGGTCGAGGCCACGCCTATCATTATCACCACTGCTCGTTCGATAGATACTGCCGGTTCATTATCTAAGAACTCCATGGGAGACGAAGGCGCCCAGGAGACGGGCGTTGACCAAGACAACAACGGTGATGACGgcgatgacgacgacgatcTAGAGAGCACGCTGGGCTATAGTTCCGAGCCCGATCCTCTCTTCTCACCATGCCACCAGCCTTCCTTCACCAATAACACATTTGCCTACGGCGCGGACAATGAGACTCCCCTGGAAGAGGACGAGAACAGAAAGGGTTTTCACACAGACAGCGAGAGCAGTCTTTTCCTGCCCCAGCTACAACAgtcattcttctttggcGCCGGCAACACGGACTTCTGGAAAGAGGTCAATGGCACCGCCGAAGAGGCAATCTGCCTGCAGGACACGAGGCAAAGGAAAAGTTCTCTCGTGGCTTTGCATCCCGGCGATGCTACCCCAGGTCCCGATGATACTTTGGGCATCGAGGACTTTATCAACGATGACATCAACGGCAATGAGGCGGGCTCGTCTACATCCGCCTCCTCTGTATCCTCGTCACCTTGTCTTTTCGACAACTTGGACTACAACATCAAGCTTTTGTGTTACAGGGACAACGAGGGCAAGTTCACgttgaaaaagagaaagttCTTGAAAACCTCTCTACGTTCGTCCTCTACCATCTCCAAGAAGTGGAAGCCTGTGTCCAAGAGAGACAAGCTGTTGAAGAGAGCCATTAGAAGAAAGAGCGGTGTTTGCGAGACGTTATCAACAGGTTTTGGTATCGGGGAATTCATGTTATAGTGACAGTAAGGTCAATAAATTGGAAATATAGATTCTTTATACATTGTTAGGgtaactttttttgtagGATTTCGaattgtatatatatactacAGGATTTGATCAGTTGAAACAAGGATATTCATCGGCTAACTAAGGAAAGGCATTGCACCCCAACCCCACCCGCTTCATGTCAACCCAATCTGGTATTATCGCAGACCAAGGTTTGCTGGATTCCTTGAACGAGAATCTTTCCACGGACGGTGTTGTCATTGTCATAGCCAAGATTTCCCCTGATTCCACCTCGGTACATCAATTAGACGTAACCCATAATTTGGACCAATTGGTTCATTTGGCTTCGCAAAACAAGGAACCCCTGTACATCTTCTATAAGCCCCAGAAGGTTGCCAAATACTTTTTCGTGTCATTCATCCCCGATGGTTCTCCGGTGAGATCAAGGATGCTTTACGCCTCGACTAAGAACACGCTGGCAAGGCAGATCGGCTCGAACTCTCTATCCACGGAGCAGCCGTTGATCACGGACGTACAAGAACTGGCGGACTTGAAAGAGCTTGATGGTGATCGTACTGTTGCTCAAAATAAACCTTTGAcggaagatgaaaaaatgcaaattgaaataaacaaacaGCAGACACTCTTGAGGAAATCCGTCAACAATAACTCGGTCAAACTTGTCTCCCAGGACAGCCCTTCACCTTTGTCACTGACTTTCAAGGTCGATTCCGAGAGGCCTATAGACGAAATTTTCAGTAATGACGGTAAAAACCTgatcattttccaaatcgaGCCTACGAATGAAACAATCCAGATCGTGCAATCAGAGACGTGCCCCTCTGTGGATGCGTTACAAATCGACTTGCCTGGGCCCAGCTATACGATATTTAAGCATGACAGTTTGAACTTCTTTATCTATTCTTGCCCATCGGGCAGCAAAGTCAAAGATAGAATGATGTATGCTTCCAACAAGAACGGGTTCATCAACTACTTGAAAAACGACCAAAAAATCTCGTTCAGCAAAATATTGGAAATTGGTGACTTCGTCGAACTAGACAAATCGTCATTGTCCGCCAAAagtgacgaagatgacCTTGACCGTGGTTCCACTCCAGACCAATCGAACAACGGCAGCTTGAGATTCAACAAACCAAGGGGCCCaatgaggaaaagaagaacataGAAATCAAACAGCatttacatatatatatatatatatatatatacatgaCTGATGATATTAACTTTTATCCTTCTAAGTATAAAACGAcattacttttttcttctgtatTTTCTGGAATAGATTGCCGCAAACCGTTCCTGTACTATGCTATTTTATGctcattatttttgtaatttaATTACCTCTCTCAAAGCATGGAACGGATTTTTCTGGAAATCCTGATTTGTCAAAACTTGGTTAAACCTTGCGGTTTCGCTGGCCGACAGCGCCTTAGCACCTTTTTGGTTCTTGATGTTTGGttgattcttttttatctttatgGATCCTGGCTCAGCAGCTTTCTTCGGGCGCATTTCCTTTGTATCTACGATTCTTATCTTGGAGTCCATATTAATATCATTGTTACCATCCACAGCCACGCctgtttcttttataaTGCTTTGCAAATCCTTTTCTTGCTCTAAAGAAGTAAGTAGATCTTGCATCCTTGGTTTTAATTCCTCTCTtagtttccttttcctaCGTCTAACAGAGGATTTGGAAATTCCGTCAAAATTAGCGCTCACACCGACATCGGACATGGGTCTTCCTTTCAGCTGTGACAAGAATGTGTTTTGCTTATTGAGCAGTTTCTCCTTCTTGGTTTCCTTTGGTTGATGCAAAAAGGCTTTTGGATCCGATTCCAAGTCATACGGTAGATCCTCATGGACATCTTCCGCCCCGGATACTCCAATTCTTTGAGCGTTTCTTGTAGACGCTTTGCCCCTAAGGGTGTTTCTCTTCTTAGCAACCATCACCGCAATCCTATCCTCAATCTATATGGCGGCTCTCCCTTTTCATGCTTCAGCTCATCGAGTTACTCCTTCTGGTAGCTTAAATggcttgaaaaatttgcgGTGCGTCACCCGTTCGGCCTCTCGCTGCCGAGAATAACATTTTATTATACTGGCCTAACCACTTCAATAATGACAGATTGCATGTTATTCACGTATTGTTTGTTGACCTTGCTTTGCAAAAACACTAGATTAGATTTCGATTGCAACCAAAACTTACACCTTAGCCCATGTCCCAATCAAACCCTGTCTTACGTGGCTTTGCCATCACAACAGCTATAGCTGCTCTAACAGCCACCGGTTATGCTGTTTACTTTGActaccaaagaagaaacagcTCACAATTCAGGAAAGTCTTGAGGCAAAGAGCCAAAGAACAGGCCAAGATGGAAGAAGAGGCCAAGAGCCATGCCAAGGAGGTCAAACTGCAAAAAGTCACGGAATTCTTATCTATAGAATTGGCTAAGGATCCTATCCCTAGTGATCCCTCTGAAAGAGAGGCCACATTCACTACCAACGTGGAAAATGGTGAAAGACTGTCCATGCAACAAGGTAAAGAACTAGAAGCCGCTTCTAAATTTTATAAAGCATTGACTGTATATCCTCAACCTGCGGATTTGTTAGGTATCTATCAAAGATCCATCCCTGAAGCCATTTACGAATACATTATCTTAATGATTGCCATCTTGCCTCCTGCTAACGTGGCTTCTTTCGTTAAAGGTGTTGTTGGAAGTAAAGCCGAATCAGATGCTGTTGCTGAAGCCAACGACATTGACGATTAAGGACGGTATTCTCTTTGGTCCAGTACTTCCCCTTGTCTATGTTTCTTCTATTCTGTATATAACTACATAAATGAAATTTATCTCCCTGTATCCCTTCCCCTCTTCTCTATATCAAACTTTTACTAAAAGCTATTAGTGAAAAATGTTTATTCTCATTAGACGTATAATTTTATCGTATTTAAGATTTTAAGtaaatatgaaatttttatatacgTACATATACATTTACGAATGTTGTATATGCCTATGCGGAACCTTTGTATTCTCTTAGGATAACAGGCACAGATGAAGGTGGCAAAGCACCGAATTCAGTGATGACCTTTTTGATGTATTCGGGTGGCGTCAAATCATACAATATGTTGACAATATTTAATGAAGGTAGTTCTTGCCATCCATCCaagatgtttttttcaccGTTATCTCCCTCATCATTaacatctttattttcttcttcagacCCCTTCTTGCCGCCAATCTTATTACCCTTTGgtttattttccatttctagttttttcttttcaagtttCCTCTCCTTCACGAACTGGTTTAGTAACGCACCTTTATTACCACGTCTTTCCACTGGATTTTCATAATCTATATTAATCAAATCATTCGGATCCGCCAATTCATTAAATGTTACACTATCTAATTGCACTCTTTGTGAAAACTTTAAACTTTCACAGCACACCAATACAGGtatatttcttctcttaGCACTCATTGCCAACATTGCTGTACCCGCTCTTGAGTATAAAAATCCATTGGATAAAATAGAATGTGCTCCCAAGAATACATAATCCACGTCCATGTTGAAAACCGTGTCTAAACTTGTAATGAGAGCATACATAACGTTGACGCCTGCATTTCTTAATGTCTCTGCCATTTTTCGGCCCTCGAATAATGGTCTCGAgtcaacaacaataattttaatgtttttctttaagcCAATAGAGTTATGAAGTAGCAACTCAGTCAAGACTTTTGATGAGCCATACGTGACGATAGTAGTAGAGTCTTCAATTTGTGTCGAGGCGTTGTCTATGATTAGTTGATCAGCCAATTCAATTTTCTCCTTGGCGAATTGTCCAATCTTTTCGCAAAGATCTTTCTTAGCTGCTTTATCGGGTGTAGATGGATCGATCAACgaaatttcttgtttcaaCCATCTTATAGCATTACCCATAGTGACACTTAATGGTCTagctttcttcaaaagatcgATCTGATGCGACAAATAACTTGTTAAATTACGTGACAAGGTGGTTC from Saccharomyces eubayanus strain FM1318 chromosome VII, whole genome shotgun sequence includes:
- the MRPL25 gene encoding mitochondrial 54S ribosomal protein mL59, which produces MSYKQYFDGLPLKLKSFFQRYPPSIKYSSVSTSTKAVDANPFLPNKHPVTQRLHDPKYSLRRMSDVYKLALRYGVQDFLPPIDNTKKLFFEDKYDKKTLMKGVLLPKGHKHELKLNEKLMKREEALKNVDNLIASKKGSKYAKKLEKMKTTQSIGWF
- the PEX8 gene encoding Pex8p, which gives rise to MQVEKKSILKGHQASMSDRDVDYLITALTSTKRIQYDERLLDEFSANLVYYIPRIKSPDILYRFVRALFQSHFIVQLPPLRLLHVIKDIFLWKLEVSEPTLPIDRFYQVWNAVMEPHRAAWNLSQLMLLGGILVTYPRFKSLNERYFIDESRNKMAVYYKNWKQNTFLPIWAQFWNDPAITAKPLIQKYLLVSMVLLFNRPNTKLPLCGVRVSWDVVTGKLLDLLAEYTHAIEQPMEKFTVNSVLSTNLNHLANCLSTLLTLSNEPAILSSLHRLGKICQYLSDALKLSRQEQLDLKLQDLFILVILTLKEISAMNMKISFAHKDDFYSMICLSLFNIHVLTEKIGTAGFPSYHYVYDNLITYFIVLDDLPKITPILNRMRGDNIKNNPNKLIFYINFLNKITSYYSWRVHLPFILEFIEPLLHFNSFLEGGMTDPLEIEIKESIHTLAITSLTIDPSHSSQIAQWQVSRIINYLKMSMDQYIAERLSAPQILIIFNSLSMQFPLLHSYDKHLLRDSLHETYIRILNTRKLEKKKVLMECLIVQILFVNDPHHLITWLNICFHLISTHNKKLLLQLWEMISSSESSLAIDWWYATVIPSQSSKL
- the PAC10 gene encoding tubulin-binding prefolding complex subunit PAC10, which encodes MKKNRFHGIVKATSNKGFGCKETRIHRTGSHIYTQGTMDTLFNSTEKNARGIPQAPFIENVKDIIKDPSDFELCFGKFQERLSKYKFMQESKMATVKQLQTRIPDLQNTLKICQSLRNHSEDGDEDAEPMLLHYQLNDTLFTKAQVDIPQDRGDLKVGLWLGADVMLEYPVDEAIELLQKKLTDSEESLAVSTEDVEFLRENITTMEVNCARLYNWDVQRRQELKQAEEGTKNLKI
- the TWF1 gene encoding twinfilin TWF1, coding for MSTQSGIIADQGLLDSLNENLSTDGVVIVIAKISPDSTSVHQLDVTHNLDQLVHLASQNKEPLYIFYKPQKVAKYFFVSFIPDGSPVRSRMLYASTKNTLARQIGSNSLSTEQPLITDVQELADLKELDGDRTVAQNKPLTEDEKMQIEINKQQTLLRKSVNNNSVKLVSQDSPSPLSLTFKVDSERPIDEIFSNDGKNLIIFQIEPTNETIQIVQSETCPSVDALQIDLPGPSYTIFKHDSLNFFIYSCPSGSKVKDRMMYASNKNGFINYLKNDQKISFSKILEIGDFVELDKSSLSAKSDEDDLDRGSTPDQSNNGSLRFNKPRGPMRKRRT
- the SLX9 gene encoding Slx9p — encoded protein: MVAKKRNTLRGKASTRNAQRIGVSGAEDVHEDLPYDLESDPKAFLHQPKETKKEKLLNKQNTFLSQLKGRPMSDVGVSANFDGISKSSVRRRKRKLREELKPRMQDLLTSLEQEKDLQSIIKETGVAVDGNNDINMDSKIRIVDTKEMRPKKAAEPGSIKIKKNQPNIKNQKGAKALSASETARFNQVLTNQDFQKNPFHALREVIKLQK
- the TOM20 gene encoding TOM complex receptor protein TOM20 translates to MSQSNPVLRGFAITTAIAALTATGYAVYFDYQRRNSSQFRKVLRQRAKEQAKMEEEAKSHAKEVKLQKVTEFLSIELAKDPIPSDPSEREATFTTNVENGERLSMQQGKELEAASKFYKALTVYPQPADLLGIYQRSIPEAIYEYIILMIAILPPANVASFVKGVVGSKAESDAVAEANDIDD
- the GCD2 gene encoding translation initiation factor eIF2B subunit delta translates to MSESEAKAGVATPPGKSEQAAPVAAATSGEKKLSNKELKEMKKQEKAAKRAALKQANGMSIEQQQQQAQIKKEKKQLQREQQQKREQKQKNANKKKQSGQNVKKSTLFGHLETTEERRATILAVTSAVSSPRTSRITAAGLMVPVVASALSGSNVLTASSLMPTGSNAASTPATTAPTSATTTISASSTALSAASTSTATITTTAVQQEIASSNASDVAKTLASISLEAGEFNVLPGISSVIPAALEQSFDSSSLVSSVKELLLNKDLIHPSILLLTSHLAHYKIVGSIPRCIAMLEVFQIVIKDYQTPKGTTLSRNLTSYLSHQIDLLKKARPLSVTMGNAIRWLKQEISLIDPSTPDKAAKKDLCEKIGQFAKEKIELADQLIIDNASTQIEDSTTIVTYGSSKVLTELLLHNSIGLKKNIKIIVVDSRPLFEGRKMAETLRNAGVNVMYALITSLDTVFNMDVDYVFLGAHSILSNGFLYSRAGTAMLAMSAKRRNIPVLVCCESLKFSQRVQLDSVTFNELADPNDLINIDYENPVERRGNKGALLNQFVKERKLEKKKLEMENKPKGNKIGGKKGSEEENKDVNDEGDNGEKNILDGWQELPSLNIVNILYDLTPPEYIKKVITEFGALPPSSVPVILREYKGSA